The genomic stretch AATGACACTATCTGCCGACAGGTATCCAATCGCGACAAAGAGCTCAGGAGCTTTGCATCCAAGTATAATAAAATAGTTTTTGTCAGCGGCAGTAAGTCCAGTAATGGAAAAGCGCTCTTTGAAGTCTGCAAACAGCAAAATGAATTTACATTTTTCGTGTCCCATGCAGATCAAATCGATCCGGGTTTATTCCTGCATGGAGATTCTGTGGGGATTTGTGGAGCCACATCCACGCCCATGTGGCTGATGGAGGATGTAAAGCAAAGACTGCTGACCTTTTGATCTTTTTAAGTACCTTGTTACCTTAAATGCCCTTATCTCGACCTACATATCGTCCGGTAGATCCAGTCGGAACCATGATTGCCCTTCTTATCATAGGACTTTGGGGGCTGTCCTTGATGCTATTGCTATATTGGGAGCTTGATTTTACCAATCCATTGGTTTATGTGGCGGTCCTGTTTCAGATGCACTTGTATACCGGTTTATTCATTACAGCGCACGATGCTATGCATGGCAGTGTCTCGAAACATCCTGCCATAAATAAGGTGATCGGTTGGCTTGCAGCGATCTTGTTTTCCTATAATTTTTTCAATCGGTTATTGCCCAAACATCACCAGCATCACCGTTTTGTGGCCACAGGAGCGGATCCAGACTATCACCAATCGGACCATTTTTGGAAATGGTACTGGAGTTTTATCACGGCTTATTTATCTCCCCTTCAGCTGGGATTAATGGGAGCGACTTTCTGGGTGTTAGTGGTTTTCTTTCCCGTTCAGAATTTGATTTTGTTTTGGATGCTGCCCGCCATCATGTCCACTTTCCAGTTATTTTACTTTGGTACTTATCAGCCTCATCGTGGAGTACACCAAAACAAGCATAAGTCAGGAACGCTGCCCAAAAACCATTTTTGGGCATTTTTGAGCTGCTACTTCTTTGGGTATCATTTTGAGCATCATGACTCTCCAGGGACGCCATGGTGGCAGCTGTGGCGGGTGAAATAGCCATGAGAAACTTGGTAGTGTATTCCTAAGGTTTCATCGTTTTGATGTACTTTTATGTCTTGATCTATATTTCTTCTTGCTGATGATGCTTCGCAATACAATACGTTTGTCCAAGTTAGTATTTAGCTTGTTATTTTTTTTACCGGCTTTTTCAGCAATTGCCCAGAAAGCCGACACGGCGATAGCCGATACATCCGATCCGGCGCTCCACGATAGGCTGCTTAACACCACAGATGATGTACTGGAATGGATGAGTACAGATACGTGGTCATTTATTCCCGTTGTGACTTATTCCCCGGAGACCAGTCTGGGATTAGGGGTAGGTGCCATCAAAGTGTTCCGCCCCAAAGAAGGTGCTTCTCCAGCACTACGGCCTTCTTCCATGCCTATCACGTTTATCTATACCTTAAAGAAACAGGCAGTATTGGAGATGGACCTGGATTTATGGAAGAACGATAACAAGGATTATTTCAATGCAAGCCTTGAACTGGCCAATTACCCTTTTGAGTTTTACGGAATCGGTAACGATATGCCTGCGGATAATCAAGAGCCCTACTCCAGCCGCTATCTTTATGTGCGTTTAAACTATATGAGGAGGCTGTTACCCAATGTGTACCTTGGCCCTTGGCTGGAATTCAGAACGGAGGATGTTTATGAAAAAGTGCCCGGAGGATTGCTGGCCAGTGGTGCCATTCCCGGCAGCGATAGCCCACAGGTAGCGGGGCTGGGGCTAAAGCTCAATTATGATTCCAGGAATGATATTTTTCAGCCCAGCAAGGGGTCTTTCCATCAAGTGTCCTGGATCACCAACGAATCTTTTTTGGGCAGCGATTATTCATATCGCCGTTATGAGGTAGATTTGAGGAAGTACTTTTCCGTTTGGGAAAATAAAGTTCTGGCAGTGCAGGGCTATTGGAGTTTTGTGGACGGAGTGGCCCCTTTTCAGCAGACATCCTTATTGGGAGGCAGCAAGCGGATGCGCGGATATTTTGAAGGCAGGTACAGGGATCAGCTGGCCATGATCTATCAAGCCGAACTACGGCTGCCCATTTACAGGAGCTTGGGCATGGTGTTTTTTGGCAGCACAGGCCAAGTGGCTGAAAAGACGTCCCAATACAGCGTTGACCGGTTTCACTATGGTGCCGGTTTTGGGTTTCGTTACCAGCTGATGGACGAAGGGATCAATATCCGTATTGATTTTGGATTTGGAGATCAGACGGCTTTCTATTTTGGCTTAAACGAGGTTTTTTAATTGGTCTTGCTTATCACCTATCAAGGATACATGAATTTCTGTTGGCTACTTAGGTAATTCACTAATGGACTTTTGATCAGCAGTCCATTTAGATCAAGAAATTCCAAATAGAGGGAGAAGATTTCCTTTTCAAGGTCTAAGCGTATTTGTTGTTTTTTGATAATGTTCTCCTTTACTTTCAGTAAGACCAAAGGGGAAATTCCTTCTATGGATCTATATTTTTTCAAAGACTCTTTTTCATTGCTTTCCTTAAGAATGGTTGTTAATAACCTGTGTTTATCAAATAGTACATCTAACTGTAAAATGATTTCTCTTATGCTTTCGTTTAATTCAAATTTGAGCTCATCAAGTTCATTTTTTTCTTTTACTATTTTGATAACCCGTTCATTAAGGCTTCCTTTGGCCGCCAATCCGATTGGGATTTTTATCCCCATGCCCACACTGAAGTCTTTTCTGAATGTGTCATTCAGGTCATCTCTGTAGGAAGCCTCGAAAAATTTTATGGGATTTTTGGCCGAAGCTTTCTTTTGCTGGTACTCTAGTTCAGCTAAGTTTACATTTAGGCTTTGTTGTTCATAATAAAAATTAGTGTTATCTATCCCTCCGCTATAGGACTTTACGAATACCATAATGTCATCCACTGATATCAGGTCCTTTTCTTCTAATTCAAGTGTCCCTTGGATTCTTAACAGTCTCCCAATCTCTCTGGAGGATTGCATAACGTTGTTTTCGAGATCAACTAGATCTATCTGTAGTTTGTGAAAATCATTTTCGGCTTCTAAGAGTTCTTGATAATCAAAATCAAGATTATTGGCTAGTTTTTTTAAGGTATTGATTCGGTCTTCCAATAGATCCCTTAATTCCAATTTCCCTTGCAAAACCCGCTGGTTCTTTAGTAGGGATATGATTAATTTATATCGGTTTTTAATCAACTAACCACTCTGGTTTTGGTTTTAGCAATAGATTGTTATCGGTCAAGGACAAAGTGTCTTTGCAATGCTTTATTCCAAAGCATGTATAGTTCAATGGCTAAACGTTTTGATTCTCGCTTATTCAAATAAATACATCAAGCTCACTTGTGCTAAAAAATTGGTACGGTCCCATCCTGCCACAAAATACTGGCTGGGGCTGTTTTCCAGGTACCATTTGTAATTGAGCGTATGGATATATTGGAGCTTTCCAGAAAGCAAGAAATTATCCAATTTCCAGTCAGCGACCAAAGAAGGTGTCAAGTCGATGTATTTGCGTCTCCAGTCTTTGATGATCTCGTAGGTTTTATAGTAATAGTCGTTGTTATAGACAATACGCTCTACTTGAAGGCCTATTTTGTTATAATTATGTACATAACTTGCTTCGACGAAAATCACATTGCTTCCAGGGCCATTTCCTGCTCCCAATACTTGGCCCAAGTGGGTATAGCCGTGTCTCACATAAGGGTGGGTATACCAGGAATTATAAGATATGATGGCGTCGCGAACGGTCTGTCCGGTTTGGGTCATCTCCGAACTGATCTGGATATAGGCATCTTCTTTTCTAAGGGGAATAAGGTTACTAAAGCCAAAGGTAAAGGCACGGTTCAGGTCAGGATTAACCAAAAAATCCCTTAATTGCCTGCTGTTGCCATTGGAACCATATTCGCCATAAAATTCAAACAGTCCACCATGGCTCATCCAGCGGAAATAGCCGGAACTAAATTGATTGCGCTGATCACGGTCCGGATTCTCGATATTCTTAGGCCCTTTTTCACCATTAAAAATAGGCAGGTAATCTCCAAAGCTGTCCATATCATTATGGTACATTTGGGAAACGCTGCTATAGCCTACACTTAGTCCAGGCACCCACTTGGGTTGGTAGCTGACCGTGATCCCTGAAAGGTACCTCCAGTCTTCATCCCTTTTGGGGATATAAGCAGGGGTGTTTTTGTATATCAAGCCAGCATTTGGAGGGAGGTATCCTGAGTTCTGTAATCGACCCGAGATAAGTTGTCCCTCAAAATGGCCAATGTTCGTTTTTATTGGTTTTTTTGTTTCAATGGTTGCATGGAAAAAGCCTGGAGCATTATTGCTCATCAATAATGAATTGCGCTTGCCTGGTCCCCACCAAATATTTTCCGTAGATATTCCCGCTGAAAACCCACGATAGGAATACTTAATGCTGGATTGGCCGGGAAGAAATTTGGTATATGATCCTGTGCCAAATCGCTCAGGAATGTCACTGGTATTCAGCCACTCATAATAATCCATATAATGATAGCCGTTGGTTTTGTCGGGGAATCCGATGAAGTCCTTGTTTTGTGCACTTATCAATTCCGGTTGGAACTGTACCGTAAGGCCTCCATATTTTAGGTATACACCACCACTCAGTAACACTTGAAGTCCCTTGTTTGGAATCATGGCGCCATCATTGATGCCAAATGCGTACTTGGAATTGAACTGGGATTTAAAAAATATCGGCATTGGTTTAACTACTAATTTCCCATTATCAAAAACCTGCCTATCATTATAGCCATACAGTTTGCCATAGATACTGCCGTTTTTGGTGAGTGCTTCATCCAAGTCATCCATATTGGGCGTCAGGGGACGAAGGTTAAACGAAAAATGTTTGTCAAATTTCCCGATCAACTGCTGTCTTCTCAAGTAATCTTCCAGGAAAGGGGCATTTAGGTTAGCCGTCTGGGCCAATGCCGCTATGGGCAAGGTGGCCAAGAGCAAGAAGAAAATCGCTTTGATACGGAATGGCATTATAATGTATTTTGATAGCTTCATTTACTTTACAGAAAGGGCACTCACTTCGATTTTTGATATGGACCAGCTTTCATCACAAAGGGGATCAGGGGCATTTTCCTGTAGCAGTTGGTCTCCACACTTGATGGTAAGTGAAGGACCGGTATGGGAGACCAGCTTGCTGATCCTGTACTTGGTGGTCCAGTTTGGCGTATCGGCGTATTGGCAAAGGCCAGGCAGGTCTGTCTCCAAGGCTCCTGTTTTTGGGTCATTGTGCCGACCATATTGATCAGGATAAGACTGAAATAAACAATAAGATGAGGAGCAGGGAGAGTTGGAGAAGGTAGTGTTTAGAATTTGCACGCCGCCTACTTCCATGAACCAATAGTCTGGTCCGCTGACCCCTGTGTTGTTTCCATCCCAGCTGTCATGTGTCAAAAGTTCGATGACCACGCGAACAGTATTATGGCCTGGCAAACCGCTGACAGCGATGTTTACCTCTTCACTGTTATAATTTCCCAAAACGGTATCTTCCTCGAATACCATCAATTTGCCATTTTCTATGCCCGAAAGGCTGGCAGGCGAAGAGAAATTATTTTCATATACCAATACCTCGTTCATCAACTCCTCCTGATGGCAGGAACTGGTCAAGGTAAAGACGGTTATGAGCGAAAAAAATACTACAAACTTGGGTGTAATATACTGCATGAGGTAATATAACTGGAATTAATTATTCATTTACTGATTTTATCCATTGAAGGACAGTTAATTGCTCTATTTATTATAAGCACACAAATATAAGGGAATTTCAAAGAATGTTTTCGATCTCTCCTTTGTAAATCCGTTGATTTAGGAAAAGGAGGAATTTGGCAACCCATTATATGCCCCGCCAAAGACAGATTGCGTATATTCGCAGGCATGTACAGACCAGTTTTTCCCTATACCCCCAAATGCCATTGATATGCTCCAAATCACGCTGATCGCTGGTGCTCGACCAAACTTCATGAAAATAGCTCCCCTAATTCATGCCATTCATGATTTACAAAATTCAGGTCATGCTATAAAGTACAGGCTGGTGCATACCGGGCAGCACTATGACCATAAAATGTCAGGGGATTTTTTTGAGCAACTGGAAATTCCCGATCCTGATGCCAACCTTGGCGCTGGAGGAGGATCACAGGCCGAACAAACGGCGGCGATCATGATTGGTTTCGAAAAGGAATTGACAGCCAACAGGCCCGATGTGGTGCTGGTGGTAGGAGATGTGACTTCTACCTTGGCATGCAGCATTACGGCAAAGAAGCTTCTGGTCCCGGTGGTACATGTGGAGGGGGGAATTCGTTCCGGTGATATGGGCATGCCTGAAGAAATCAATAGAATCGTCACCGATAGTATTACCGACCACTTTTTCACTACTTCTGAATTGGCCAATGATAACCTGAAAAAGGTGGGTGTGGAGGATCATAGGATCCATTTTGTGGGGAATACCATGATTGATACCTTGCTGAAGCAAAAGCCGAGGTTTCAAAGGCCAAAAGGAGGGGTATTCGATGGGCTGGATAAGGGGGATTATTTTGTGCTTACACTCCACCGGCCGGCTAATGTTGACGAAGAGGCAAAGCTAAAGGCTACCATAGAAGCAATTTTAGCAGGAACAGGAAGCCATCCGGTGCTATTTCCCGTTCATCCCAGAACGGCCAAAATCCTCAAAAATCTTGGAATTAAGCATCCAAGGCTTCACTATTTGGAGCCGTTATCTTATTTGGCATTTAACTATTTGGTACAGCATGCCAAAGGAGTCATCACCGATTCGGGAGGGATTACGGAAGAGGCATCTGTGATGAATGTGCCCTGTCTCACCCTTCGTGACAATACCGAGCGGCCCGAAACCATCCATCAAGGAACCAACGAGCTGGTAGGAACAGATCCTGATCGGCTAAAGCCCTTTCTCGAAAAAATCCTGGCAGGTGATTGGAAGCAGTATCAGGGGATACCCATGTGGGATGGGCACGCTGCCGAGCGAATTGTGAAGGTGCTATATGAAATTTACCATTGACAGGCAAGCTAATGAAGGCTTGACATCGATTTCCTGCATCTGGTCAGTCCAGGTAATACACCCGTTTGACACGACTGCTGATATTGGTAAGGAGCTCATAGGGAATGGTGCCAATTGCCGCAGCTTGTTCTTTTAACGATAGCCCTTCTCCATAAATGATGACTTCATCTCCCTCATGCACATCCATTCCGGTGACATCGATCATGGTCATGTCCATGCAGATATTGCCGATCACCGCGGCTTTCTGACCATGTATGAGTACTTTTCCGGTGCCATTGCTGAACCTCCTGTCATATCCATCCGCATAGCCTATGGCGATGGTGGCGATTTTGCCATCATGGGCCAGGGTTCCTTTGCGACTGTACCCGATTGTTTCTCCTTTTTTAAGGAGCTTGATTTGGGAGATGGTCGTTTTAAGAACGCTTACGGGCTGGAGGGCATTTTCATGGAGGCCGTTTACCTCTACGCCATACAGGCCAATTCCCAGCCTTACCATGTCCATTTGATATGCTGGGTAACGAACGATTCCAGCAGAATTTAGAGCGTGCATTAAAGGACTGTAGCTTAGAAAAGACTGGATGATGGAGCACATGGACTTAAATAGGGATAACTGCCGCATGGAAAAATCCTCGTGTGCAGCATCATCTGCTCCTGCCAAATGGGTGTAAAGGCTTGCTATTTCCAGTTCTGGATAATGAAGGATCAGGGAACGGAGCTCTTCCACGTCCTCTTCTCCAAACCCCAACCGGTGCATACCTGTATCCAGGTCCAAGTGAATTCTGATGGAGGTGTTGTTTGACCGGCAGTATTCGCCGAGCTGTCGGAAAAAGGACAGGCTATAGACCACTGGCTCCAGGTGGTGCTTGATCAAATTCCCAAAGGATTCCTGTACTGGATTGAGCACCATGATGGGCAGGTTTATTTTTTCCTGTCGTAAGCTTACACCTTCGTCTGTATAGGCCACGGCCAGATAATCAGCATTTAGCTTCTCCAAATGATGTGCGATTTCAGTAGCACCACCACCATATGCAAAGGCCTTTACCATGATCATGGTTTTGGTGGACGGTTTTAGCAGGCTTTTGTAAAAAGTGAAATTCTTTCTCAAGGCGTTCAGGTTGATCTCCAGGACTGTGCCATGAATACGCTCCTGAAGCGCATC from Echinicola soli encodes the following:
- a CDS encoding fatty acid desaturase; the encoded protein is MIALLIIGLWGLSLMLLLYWELDFTNPLVYVAVLFQMHLYTGLFITAHDAMHGSVSKHPAINKVIGWLAAILFSYNFFNRLLPKHHQHHRFVATGADPDYHQSDHFWKWYWSFITAYLSPLQLGLMGATFWVLVVFFPVQNLILFWMLPAIMSTFQLFYFGTYQPHRGVHQNKHKSGTLPKNHFWAFLSCYFFGYHFEHHDSPGTPWWQLWRVK
- a CDS encoding BamA/TamA family outer membrane protein; translation: MSKLVFSLLFFLPAFSAIAQKADTAIADTSDPALHDRLLNTTDDVLEWMSTDTWSFIPVVTYSPETSLGLGVGAIKVFRPKEGASPALRPSSMPITFIYTLKKQAVLEMDLDLWKNDNKDYFNASLELANYPFEFYGIGNDMPADNQEPYSSRYLYVRLNYMRRLLPNVYLGPWLEFRTEDVYEKVPGGLLASGAIPGSDSPQVAGLGLKLNYDSRNDIFQPSKGSFHQVSWITNESFLGSDYSYRRYEVDLRKYFSVWENKVLAVQGYWSFVDGVAPFQQTSLLGGSKRMRGYFEGRYRDQLAMIYQAELRLPIYRSLGMVFFGSTGQVAEKTSQYSVDRFHYGAGFGFRYQLMDEGINIRIDFGFGDQTAFYFGLNEVF
- a CDS encoding TolC family protein, which produces MIKNRYKLIISLLKNQRVLQGKLELRDLLEDRINTLKKLANNLDFDYQELLEAENDFHKLQIDLVDLENNVMQSSREIGRLLRIQGTLELEEKDLISVDDIMVFVKSYSGGIDNTNFYYEQQSLNVNLAELEYQQKKASAKNPIKFFEASYRDDLNDTFRKDFSVGMGIKIPIGLAAKGSLNERVIKIVKEKNELDELKFELNESIREIILQLDVLFDKHRLLTTILKESNEKESLKKYRSIEGISPLVLLKVKENIIKKQQIRLDLEKEIFSLYLEFLDLNGLLIKSPLVNYLSSQQKFMYP
- a CDS encoding capsule assembly Wzi family protein, translated to MPFRIKAIFFLLLATLPIAALAQTANLNAPFLEDYLRRQQLIGKFDKHFSFNLRPLTPNMDDLDEALTKNGSIYGKLYGYNDRQVFDNGKLVVKPMPIFFKSQFNSKYAFGINDGAMIPNKGLQVLLSGGVYLKYGGLTVQFQPELISAQNKDFIGFPDKTNGYHYMDYYEWLNTSDIPERFGTGSYTKFLPGQSSIKYSYRGFSAGISTENIWWGPGKRNSLLMSNNAPGFFHATIETKKPIKTNIGHFEGQLISGRLQNSGYLPPNAGLIYKNTPAYIPKRDEDWRYLSGITVSYQPKWVPGLSVGYSSVSQMYHNDMDSFGDYLPIFNGEKGPKNIENPDRDQRNQFSSGYFRWMSHGGLFEFYGEYGSNGNSRQLRDFLVNPDLNRAFTFGFSNLIPLRKEDAYIQISSEMTQTGQTVRDAIISYNSWYTHPYVRHGYTHLGQVLGAGNGPGSNVIFVEASYVHNYNKIGLQVERIVYNNDYYYKTYEIIKDWRRKYIDLTPSLVADWKLDNFLLSGKLQYIHTLNYKWYLENSPSQYFVAGWDRTNFLAQVSLMYLFE
- the wecB gene encoding non-hydrolyzing UDP-N-acetylglucosamine 2-epimerase, whose protein sequence is MLQITLIAGARPNFMKIAPLIHAIHDLQNSGHAIKYRLVHTGQHYDHKMSGDFFEQLEIPDPDANLGAGGGSQAEQTAAIMIGFEKELTANRPDVVLVVGDVTSTLACSITAKKLLVPVVHVEGGIRSGDMGMPEEINRIVTDSITDHFFTTSELANDNLKKVGVEDHRIHFVGNTMIDTLLKQKPRFQRPKGGVFDGLDKGDYFVLTLHRPANVDEEAKLKATIEAILAGTGSHPVLFPVHPRTAKILKNLGIKHPRLHYLEPLSYLAFNYLVQHAKGVITDSGGITEEASVMNVPCLTLRDNTERPETIHQGTNELVGTDPDRLKPFLEKILAGDWKQYQGIPMWDGHAAERIVKVLYEIYH